One window of Pelmatolapia mariae isolate MD_Pm_ZW linkage group LG18, Pm_UMD_F_2, whole genome shotgun sequence genomic DNA carries:
- the LOC134616291 gene encoding myosin-7-like isoform X1, producing the protein MGDAEMSVFGAAASYLRKSEKERMEASTRPFDIKKECFVPDPVEEFVKATITSRDGDKVTVETQNGKTVTVKDSQILQQNPPKFDKIEDMAMLTFLHEPAVLFNLKERYAAWMIYTYSGLFCVTVNPYKWLPVYNQEVVLAYRGKKRSEAPPHIFSISDNAYQYMLADRENQSILITGESGAGKTVNTKRVIQYFASIAAGSVKKDANVKDKGTLEDQIIQANPALEAFGNAKTIRNDNSSRFGKFIRIHFDTRGKLASADIETYLLEKSRVIFQLKAERDYHIFYQILSNKKPEILEMLLITNNPYDYAFISQGETQVASIDDAEELMATDSAFDVLGFTQEEKNSVYKLTGAIMHYGNMKFKQKQREEQAEADGTEDADKVAYLMGLNSADLIKGLCHPRVKVGNEWVTKGQNVAQVNYAVGALSKAVYERMFLWMVMRINQSLETRQPRQYFIGVLDIAGFEIFDFNTFEQLCINFTNEKLQQFFNHHMFVLEQEEYKKEGIEWTFIDFGMDLQACIDLIEKPMGIMSILEEECMFPKASDATFKAKLYDNHLGKSSNFQKPRVVKGKPEAHFALVHYAGTVDYNINNWLVKNKDPLNETVVALYQKSTLKLLATLFANYAGADSAMAEAVEGKKEKKKKGSSFQTVSALHRENLNKLMTNLRSTHPHFVRCIIPNETKTPGAMENPLVMHQLRCNGVLEGIRICRKGFPNRILYGDFKQRYRILNPAAIPEGQFIDSRKGAEKLLGSLDIDHNQYKFGHTKVFFKAGLLGLLEEMRDERLSKIITAIQARSRGLLSRIEYQKMVERRDALLVIQWNIRAFMGVKNWPWMKLFFKIKPLLRSAEAEKEMANMKEEFLKLKEAYAKSEARRKELEEKMVTLLQEKNDLQLQVQAEQDNLCDAEERCEGLIKSKIQLEAKIKELTERLEDEEEMNAELTAKKRKLEDECSELKKDIDDLELTLAKVEKEKHATENKVKNLVEEMAAQDEIIAKLTKEKKALQEAHQQTLDDLQSEEDKVNSLTKAKTKLEQQVDDLEGSLEQEKKIRMDLERAKRKLEGDLKLTQESVMDLENDKQQLEERLKKKDFEISQLNSKVEDEQAIIIQLQKKLKELQARVEELEEELEAERAARAKVEKQRADLARELEEISERLEEAGGATAAQIEMNKKREAEFQKLRRDLEEATLHHEATTATLRKKQADSVAELGEQIDNLQRVKQKLEKEKSELRLELDDVVSNMEQTVKSKTTLEKTCRTLEDQMNEYRTKCDEYQRSLSDLTTQKAKLQAENDELLRQMEEKESLVSQLTRGKNSYNQQLEDIKRQLEEEIKAKNALAHAVQSARHDCDLLREQYEEEQEAKAELQRGMSKANSEVAQWRTKYETDAIQRTEELEEAKKKLAQRLQEAEEAVEAVNAKCSSLEKTKHRLQNEIEDLMVDVERSNAAAAALDKKQRNFDKILSEWKQKYEECQCELESSQKEARSLSTELFKLKNSYEESLEHLETMKRENKNLHEEISDLTEQLGEGGKTIHELEKVRKQLEQEKSEIQSALEEAEGSLEHEEGKILRAQLEFNQIKADMERKLAEKDEEMEQSKRNLQRTIETLQSSLEAETRSRNEALRLKKKMEGDLNEMEIQLSQANRQAAEAQKQLKAVHAHLKDTQLQLDDSLRANDDMKENIVIVERRNTLLQAEVEELRAALEQTERSRKLAEQELLDVTERVQLLHSQNTSLINHKKKLEADTSQLQSEVEEAVQECRNAEEKAKKAITDAAMMAEELKKEQDTSAHLERMKKNMEQTIKDLQHRLDEAEQIAMKGGKKQVQKLEARVRELENEVEMEQKKSSDAVKGVRKYERRIKELTYQTEEDRKNIMRLQDLVDKLQLKVKAYKRSAEEAEEQANVHLGKFRKMQHELEEAEERADIAESQVNKLRAKSRDVGSKKGFDEE; encoded by the exons ACCTACTCTGGGTTGTTCTGCGTGACTGTCAACCCCTACAAATGGCTGCCAGTCTACAATCAGGAGGTGGTTCTTGCCTACAGAGGAAAGAAGAGGAGTGAAGCGCCTCCTCATATCTTCTCCATCTCTGACAATGCCTACCAGTACATGCTGGCAG ACCGTGAAAACCAGTCAATTCTGATCAC TGGAGAATCTGGTGCAGGAAAGACTGTCAACACAAAGCGAGTAATCCAGTATTTTGCAAGTATTGCGGCTGGAAGTGTTAAGAAGGACGCAAATGTCAAGGACAAG GGCACCCTGGAGGATCAAATTATCCAGGCTAACCCTGCTCTGGAGGCCTTTGGCAATGCCAAGACCATTAGGAATGACAACTCCTCCAGATTT GGTAAATTTATCCGAATTCACTTTGATACCAGGGGAAAACTAGCCTCTGCTGATATTGAAACAT ACCTTCTGGAGAAGTCTCGTGTGATCTTCCAGCTCAAAGCAGAGAGAGATTACCACATCTTCTACCAGATTCTGTCCAACAAAAAGCCTGAAATCTTGG AGATGCTGCTGATCACCAATAATCCCTATGACTATGCCTTCATCTCACAGGGGGAAACCCAAGTGGCCTCCATTGATGACGCTGAGGAACTCATGGCAACAGAT AGTGCCTTTGATGTGTTGGGCTTTACGCAAGAGGAAAAGAACTCTGTGTACAAGCTGACTGGTGCCATCATGCACTATGGTAACATGAAATTCAAGCAGAAGCAGCGAGAGGAGCAGGCAGAGGCTGATGGCACTGAAG atgCTGACAAAGTTGCATATCTGATGGGCCTGAACTCTGCCGACCTCATCAAAGGTCTCTGTCACCCAAGAGTCAAAGTAGGAAACGAGTGGGTCACCAAAGGACAAAATGTTGCCCAG GTGAACTATGCTGTTGGTGCTCTATCAAAAGCTGTTTATGAGAGGATGTTCCTGTGGATGGTAATGCGAATCAACCAGTCACTGGAGACCAGGCAGCCTCGCCAGTACTTCATAGGGGTGCTGGACATTGCCGGATTTGAAATCTTTGAT ttcAACACCTTTGAGCAGCTGTGCATCAACTTCACCAATGAAAAACTGCAACAGTTTTTCAACCACCACATGTTTGTACTGGAGCAGGAAGAGTACAAGAAAGAGGGCATCGAATGGACTTTCATTGACTTTGGCATGGATCTGCAGGCCTGTATCGACCTGATTGAAAAG CCCATGGGTATCATGTCCATCCTTGAAGAGGAGTGCATGTTCCCCAAAGCCAGTGATGCCACCTTTAAAGCTAAGCTCTATGACAACCACCTGGGAAAATCCAGCAACTTCCAGAAGCCCAGAGTTGTCAAAGGAAAACCAGAGGCTCATTTTGCCCTGGTTCACTATGCTGGAACTGTTGATTATAATATCAACAACTGGTTGGTGAAGAACAAGGATCCTCTGAATGAGACTGTTGTGGCATTGTACCAAAAGTCTACCCTCAAACTTCTTGCAACTCTGTTTGCAAATTATGCAGGAGCTGACTCAG CTATGGCTGAAGCTgtcgagggaaaaaaagagaagaagaaaaaaggatcCTCCTTTCAGACTGTGTCTGCTCTTCACAGG GAGAACCTGAACAAGCTGATGACCAACTTGAGGTCGACTCACCCTCACTTTGTACGCTGCATCATCCCCAACGAGACCAAGACTCCAGGGGCCATGGAGAACCCTCTGGTGATGCACCAGCTGCGCTGTAACGGTGTGCTGGAAGGCATCAGGATCTGCAGAAAGGGTTTCCCCAACAGGATCCTCTATGGAGATTTCAAGCAGAG ATATCGCATCCTGAATCCTGCTGCCATTCCCGAAGGCCAGTTCATAGACAGTAGGAAAGGAGCAGAGAAACTTCTTGGGTCTTTGGATATTGATCACAACCAATACAAGTTTGGGCATACAAAG GTGTTCTTCAAGGCTGGCTTGCTGGGTCTGCTTGAGGAGATGAGAGATGAGCGTCTTTCCAAAATCATCACAGCGATTCAAGCCAGATCCCGTGGTCTTTTGTCTCGCATTGAGTATCAGAAGATGGTGGAACGCAG AGATGCTTTATTAGTAATCCAGTGGAACATACGTGCCTTCATGGGGGTTAAGAATTGGCCCTGGATGAAGCTTTTCTTCAAGATCAAACCTCTGCTGAGATCTGCTGAAGCAGAAAAGGAGATGGCCAACATGAAGGAGGAATTCCTAAAGCTCAAAGAAGCTTATGCAAAATCTGAAGCTCGAAGAAAGGAACTAGAGGAGAAAATGGTGACTCTTCTCCAAGAGAAGAATGACCTGCAGCTCCAAGTTCAAGCA GAACAAGACAATCTATGTGATGCTGAAGAAAGATGTGAGGGGCTGATCAAGAGCAAAATTCAGCTGGAGGCCAAAATCAAAGAGCTGACAGAGAGgctggaggatgaggaggagatgAATGCAGAACTGACTGCTAAGAAGAGGAAGCTGGAGGACGAGTGCTCCGAGCTGAAGAAAGACATTGACGACTTAGAGTTAACTCTAGCTAAAGTGGAGAAGGAGAAGCATGCCACTGAGAACAAG GTCAAGAACCTTGTTGAAGAGATGGCTGCTCAGGATGAGATTATTGCCAAGCTGACCAAGGAAAAGAAAGCTTTACAGGAAGCTCATCAGCAAACTCTGGATGACCTGCAGAGTGAGGAAGACAAAGTCAACTCTCTGACCAAGGCCAAGACTAAGCTGGAGCAGCAAGTGGATGAT CTTGAAGGATCTCTTGAGCAAGAGAAAAAGATTCGAATGGACCTCGAGAGAGCTAAGAGGAAGCTAGAGGGAGATCTTAAGTTGACCCAGGAGTCTGTGATGGATCTTGAAAATGACAAGCAACAGCTGGAGGAGCGTCTGAAAAA GAAAGACTTTGAAATCAGCCAGCTGAATAGCAAAGTTGAAGATGAACAGGCCATCATTATTCAACTGcaaaagaaactgaaagagCTACAG GCTCGTGTTGAGGAGCTGGAGGAAGAGCTCGAAGCAGAGAGAGCTGCTCGAGCCAAGGTGGAGAAGCAGAGAGCTGACCTGGCCAGAGAGCTGGAGGAGATCAGTGAGAGGTTGGAGGAGGCTGGAGGAGCGACAGCTGCCCAGATTGAGATGAACAAGAAGAGGGAGGCCGAGTTCCAGAAACTGCGCAGAGACCTCGAAGAGGCCACTCTGCACCATGAAGCCACTACTGCCACACTCAGGAAGAAACAAGCCGACAGTGTTGCTGAGCTGGGAGAGCAGATTGACAACCTGCAGAGAGTCAAGCAGAAACTGGAGAAGGAGAAGAGTGAGCTCAGACTGGAGCTGGATGATGTGGTCTCCAATATGGAACAAACTGTAAAGTCTAAG aCTACACTGGAAAAGACCTGCAGAACTTTGGAGGATCAAATGAATGAATACAGGACCAAGTGTGATGAATATCAAAGATCCCTTAGTGACTTAACCACTCAGAAAGCCAAGCTTCAAGCAGAGAATG ATGAGCTTTTAAGACAGATGGAAGAGAAAGAATCTCTCGTTTCTCAGCTGACTAGAGGAAAGAATTCCTATAACCAACAACTTGAAGATATAAAGAGACAGCTAGAAGAGGAAATAAAG GCCAAGAATGCATTAGCCCATGCAGTGCAGTCTGCTCGCCATGACTGTGACCTGCTCAGGGAGCAGtatgaggaggagcaggaggctaAAGCTGAACTGCAGCGTGGCATGTCCAAGGCCAACTCTGAGGTGGCTCAGTGGAGAACCAAGTATGAAACTGATGCCATCCAGAGGACCGAAGAACTAGAAGAGGCCAA AAAGAAGCTGGCTCAGCGTCTGCAGGAGGCTGAGGAGGCTGTTGAAGCAGTGAATGCTAAATGTTCCTCtctggagaaaaccaaacacaggctGCAGAATGAGATTGAAGATCTCATGGTGGATGTAGAGAGGtctaatgctgctgctgctgctctggacaagaaacaaagaaactttGACAaa ATTCTTTCTGAGTGGAAACAGAAGTATGAGGAGTGTCAGTGTGAGCTGGAGAGCTCCCAGAAGGAGGCGAGGTCTCTCAGCACTGAGCTCTTCAAACTGAAGAACTCCTATGAAGAATCTCTTGAACATTTGGAGACCATGAAGAGAGAGAACAAGAACTTACACG AGGAAATTTCTGACCTCACTGAGCAACTTGGTGAGGGGGGAAAAACCATTCATGAGTTGGAGAAGGTCCGTAAGCAGCTGGAGCAAGAAAAGAGTGAGATTCAGTCTGCCCTTGAAGAAGCAGAG GGTTCTCTTGAGCATGAGGAGGGCAAGATTCTAAGAGCTCAGCTTGAGTTCAACCAAATCAAGGCTGACATGGAGCGTAAACTGGCCGAGAAGGATGAAGAGATGGAGCAGAGCAAAAGAAACCTGCAGAGGACCATCGAGACCCTGCAGAGCTCTCTTGAAGCTGAGACTCGCAGCAGGAATGAGGCTCTGCGGCTGAAGAAGAAAATGGAAGGAGACCTGAATGAGATGGAGATCCAGCTAAGCCAGGCCAACAGGCAGGCAGCCGAGGCTCAGAAACAACTTAAGGCTGTTCATGCGCATCTGAAG GACACACAACTTCAGCTGGACGACTCTCTGCGAGCCAATGATGATATGAAGGAAAACATTGTCATTGTTGAGCGACGCAACACCCTGCTTCAGGCTGAagtggaggagctgagagcagCTCTGGAGCAAACGGAGAGAAGCCGCAAACTTGCAGAGCAAGAGCTGCTGGATGTTACAGAGAGGGTGCAGCTACTGCACTCACAG AACACCAGCCTGATAAATCATAAGAAGAAGCTGGAGGCTGATACATCCCAGCTTCAGAGTGAAGTGGAGGAGGCAGTGCAGGAGTGCAGGAATGCAGAGGAGAAGGCCAAGAAGGCCATCACTGATGCTGCCATGATGGCAGAGGAGCTGAAGAAAGAGCAGGACACCAGCGCTCATCTGGAGCGAATGAAGAAGAACATGGAGCAAACCATCAAAGACCTGCAGCACCGCCTGGATGAAGCTGAGCAGATCGCCATGAAGGGAGGCAAGAAGCAGGTGCAGAAGCtcgaggccagg GTAAGGGAACTAGAAAATGAGGTGGAAATGGAGCAGAAGAAAAGCAGTGATGCTGTGAAGGGGGTGCGTAAATATGAACGTCGCATCAAGGAACTCACCTACCAG ACTGAAGAAGATCGCAAGAACATCATGCGGCTTCAAGATCTAGTGGACAAGCTGCAGCTGAAAGTTAAAGCCTACAAAAGATCTGCAGAGGAGGCT GAAGAACAGGCTAATGTTCATCTTGGCAAGTTCCGCAAGATGCAGCATGAGCTGGAGGAGGCTGAAGAGAGAGCTGACATCGCTGAGTCTCAGGTCAACAAGCTTCGTGCCAAGAGCCGCGATGTCGGATCCAAG AAAGGGTTTGATGAGGAGTGA
- the LOC134616291 gene encoding myosin-7-like isoform X3 has protein sequence MGDAEMSVFGAAASYLRKSEKERMEASTRPFDIKKECFVPDPVEEFVKATITSRDGDKVTVETQNGKTVTVKDSQILQQNPPKFDKIEDMAMLTFLHEPAVLFNLKERYAAWMIYTYSGLFCVTVNPYKWLPVYNQEVVLAYRGKKRSEAPPHIFSISDNAYQYMLADRENQSILITGESGAGKTVNTKRVIQYFASIAAGSVKKDANVKDKGTLEDQIIQANPALEAFGNAKTIRNDNSSRFGKFIRIHFDTRGKLASADIETYLLEKSRVIFQLKAERDYHIFYQILSNKKPEILEMLLITNNPYDYAFISQGETQVASIDDAEELMATDSAFDVLGFTQEEKNSVYKLTGAIMHYGNMKFKQKQREEQAEADGTEDADKVAYLMGLNSADLIKGLCHPRVKVGNEWVTKGQNVAQVNYAVGALSKAVYERMFLWMVMRINQSLETRQPRQYFIGVLDIAGFEIFDFNTFEQLCINFTNEKLQQFFNHHMFVLEQEEYKKEGIEWTFIDFGMDLQACIDLIEKPMGIMSILEEECMFPKASDATFKAKLYDNHLGKSSNFQKPRVVKGKPEAHFALVHYAGTVDYNINNWLVKNKDPLNETVVALYQKSTLKLLATLFANYAGADSGTGKKEKKKKGSSFQTVSALHRENLNKLMTNLRSTHPHFVRCIIPNETKTPGAMENPLVMHQLRCNGVLEGIRICRKGFPNRILYGDFKQRYRILNPAAIPEGQFIDSRKGAEKLLGSLDIDHNQYKFGHTKVFFKAGLLGLLEEMRDERLSKIITAIQARSRGLLSRIEYQKMVERRDALLVIQWNIRAFMGVKNWPWMKLFFKIKPLLRSAEAEKEMANMKEEFLKLKEAYAKSEARRKELEEKMVTLLQEKNDLQLQVQAEQDNLCDAEERCEGLIKSKIQLEAKIKELTERLEDEEEMNAELTAKKRKLEDECSELKKDIDDLELTLAKVEKEKHATENKVKNLVEEMAAQDEIIAKLTKEKKALQEAHQQTLDDLQSEEDKVNSLTKAKTKLEQQVDDLEGSLEQEKKIRMDLERAKRKLEGDLKLTQESVMDLENDKQQLEERLKKKDFEISQLNSKVEDEQAIIIQLQKKLKELQARVEELEEELEAERAARAKVEKQRADLARELEEISERLEEAGGATAAQIEMNKKREAEFQKLRRDLEEATLHHEATTATLRKKQADSVAELGEQIDNLQRVKQKLEKEKSELRLELDDVVSNMEQTVKSKTTLEKTCRTLEDQMNEYRTKCDEYQRSLSDLTTQKAKLQAENDELLRQMEEKESLVSQLTRGKNSYNQQLEDIKRQLEEEIKAKNALAHAVQSARHDCDLLREQYEEEQEAKAELQRGMSKANSEVAQWRTKYETDAIQRTEELEEAKKKLAQRLQEAEEAVEAVNAKCSSLEKTKHRLQNEIEDLMVDVERSNAAAAALDKKQRNFDKILSEWKQKYEECQCELESSQKEARSLSTELFKLKNSYEESLEHLETMKRENKNLHEEISDLTEQLGEGGKTIHELEKVRKQLEQEKSEIQSALEEAEGSLEHEEGKILRAQLEFNQIKADMERKLAEKDEEMEQSKRNLQRTIETLQSSLEAETRSRNEALRLKKKMEGDLNEMEIQLSQANRQAAEAQKQLKAVHAHLKDTQLQLDDSLRANDDMKENIVIVERRNTLLQAEVEELRAALEQTERSRKLAEQELLDVTERVQLLHSQNTSLINHKKKLEADTSQLQSEVEEAVQECRNAEEKAKKAITDAAMMAEELKKEQDTSAHLERMKKNMEQTIKDLQHRLDEAEQIAMKGGKKQVQKLEARVRELENEVEMEQKKSSDAVKGVRKYERRIKELTYQTEEDRKNIMRLQDLVDKLQLKVKAYKRSAEEAEEQANVHLGKFRKMQHELEEAEERADIAESQVNKLRAKSRDVGSKV, from the exons ACCTACTCTGGGTTGTTCTGCGTGACTGTCAACCCCTACAAATGGCTGCCAGTCTACAATCAGGAGGTGGTTCTTGCCTACAGAGGAAAGAAGAGGAGTGAAGCGCCTCCTCATATCTTCTCCATCTCTGACAATGCCTACCAGTACATGCTGGCAG ACCGTGAAAACCAGTCAATTCTGATCAC TGGAGAATCTGGTGCAGGAAAGACTGTCAACACAAAGCGAGTAATCCAGTATTTTGCAAGTATTGCGGCTGGAAGTGTTAAGAAGGACGCAAATGTCAAGGACAAG GGCACCCTGGAGGATCAAATTATCCAGGCTAACCCTGCTCTGGAGGCCTTTGGCAATGCCAAGACCATTAGGAATGACAACTCCTCCAGATTT GGTAAATTTATCCGAATTCACTTTGATACCAGGGGAAAACTAGCCTCTGCTGATATTGAAACAT ACCTTCTGGAGAAGTCTCGTGTGATCTTCCAGCTCAAAGCAGAGAGAGATTACCACATCTTCTACCAGATTCTGTCCAACAAAAAGCCTGAAATCTTGG AGATGCTGCTGATCACCAATAATCCCTATGACTATGCCTTCATCTCACAGGGGGAAACCCAAGTGGCCTCCATTGATGACGCTGAGGAACTCATGGCAACAGAT AGTGCCTTTGATGTGTTGGGCTTTACGCAAGAGGAAAAGAACTCTGTGTACAAGCTGACTGGTGCCATCATGCACTATGGTAACATGAAATTCAAGCAGAAGCAGCGAGAGGAGCAGGCAGAGGCTGATGGCACTGAAG atgCTGACAAAGTTGCATATCTGATGGGCCTGAACTCTGCCGACCTCATCAAAGGTCTCTGTCACCCAAGAGTCAAAGTAGGAAACGAGTGGGTCACCAAAGGACAAAATGTTGCCCAG GTGAACTATGCTGTTGGTGCTCTATCAAAAGCTGTTTATGAGAGGATGTTCCTGTGGATGGTAATGCGAATCAACCAGTCACTGGAGACCAGGCAGCCTCGCCAGTACTTCATAGGGGTGCTGGACATTGCCGGATTTGAAATCTTTGAT ttcAACACCTTTGAGCAGCTGTGCATCAACTTCACCAATGAAAAACTGCAACAGTTTTTCAACCACCACATGTTTGTACTGGAGCAGGAAGAGTACAAGAAAGAGGGCATCGAATGGACTTTCATTGACTTTGGCATGGATCTGCAGGCCTGTATCGACCTGATTGAAAAG CCCATGGGTATCATGTCCATCCTTGAAGAGGAGTGCATGTTCCCCAAAGCCAGTGATGCCACCTTTAAAGCTAAGCTCTATGACAACCACCTGGGAAAATCCAGCAACTTCCAGAAGCCCAGAGTTGTCAAAGGAAAACCAGAGGCTCATTTTGCCCTGGTTCACTATGCTGGAACTGTTGATTATAATATCAACAACTGGTTGGTGAAGAACAAGGATCCTCTGAATGAGACTGTTGTGGCATTGTACCAAAAGTCTACCCTCAAACTTCTTGCAACTCTGTTTGCAAATTATGCAGGAGCTGACTCAGGTACA ggaaaaaaagagaagaagaaaaaaggatcCTCCTTTCAGACTGTGTCTGCTCTTCACAGG GAGAACCTGAACAAGCTGATGACCAACTTGAGGTCGACTCACCCTCACTTTGTACGCTGCATCATCCCCAACGAGACCAAGACTCCAGGGGCCATGGAGAACCCTCTGGTGATGCACCAGCTGCGCTGTAACGGTGTGCTGGAAGGCATCAGGATCTGCAGAAAGGGTTTCCCCAACAGGATCCTCTATGGAGATTTCAAGCAGAG ATATCGCATCCTGAATCCTGCTGCCATTCCCGAAGGCCAGTTCATAGACAGTAGGAAAGGAGCAGAGAAACTTCTTGGGTCTTTGGATATTGATCACAACCAATACAAGTTTGGGCATACAAAG GTGTTCTTCAAGGCTGGCTTGCTGGGTCTGCTTGAGGAGATGAGAGATGAGCGTCTTTCCAAAATCATCACAGCGATTCAAGCCAGATCCCGTGGTCTTTTGTCTCGCATTGAGTATCAGAAGATGGTGGAACGCAG AGATGCTTTATTAGTAATCCAGTGGAACATACGTGCCTTCATGGGGGTTAAGAATTGGCCCTGGATGAAGCTTTTCTTCAAGATCAAACCTCTGCTGAGATCTGCTGAAGCAGAAAAGGAGATGGCCAACATGAAGGAGGAATTCCTAAAGCTCAAAGAAGCTTATGCAAAATCTGAAGCTCGAAGAAAGGAACTAGAGGAGAAAATGGTGACTCTTCTCCAAGAGAAGAATGACCTGCAGCTCCAAGTTCAAGCA GAACAAGACAATCTATGTGATGCTGAAGAAAGATGTGAGGGGCTGATCAAGAGCAAAATTCAGCTGGAGGCCAAAATCAAAGAGCTGACAGAGAGgctggaggatgaggaggagatgAATGCAGAACTGACTGCTAAGAAGAGGAAGCTGGAGGACGAGTGCTCCGAGCTGAAGAAAGACATTGACGACTTAGAGTTAACTCTAGCTAAAGTGGAGAAGGAGAAGCATGCCACTGAGAACAAG GTCAAGAACCTTGTTGAAGAGATGGCTGCTCAGGATGAGATTATTGCCAAGCTGACCAAGGAAAAGAAAGCTTTACAGGAAGCTCATCAGCAAACTCTGGATGACCTGCAGAGTGAGGAAGACAAAGTCAACTCTCTGACCAAGGCCAAGACTAAGCTGGAGCAGCAAGTGGATGAT CTTGAAGGATCTCTTGAGCAAGAGAAAAAGATTCGAATGGACCTCGAGAGAGCTAAGAGGAAGCTAGAGGGAGATCTTAAGTTGACCCAGGAGTCTGTGATGGATCTTGAAAATGACAAGCAACAGCTGGAGGAGCGTCTGAAAAA GAAAGACTTTGAAATCAGCCAGCTGAATAGCAAAGTTGAAGATGAACAGGCCATCATTATTCAACTGcaaaagaaactgaaagagCTACAG GCTCGTGTTGAGGAGCTGGAGGAAGAGCTCGAAGCAGAGAGAGCTGCTCGAGCCAAGGTGGAGAAGCAGAGAGCTGACCTGGCCAGAGAGCTGGAGGAGATCAGTGAGAGGTTGGAGGAGGCTGGAGGAGCGACAGCTGCCCAGATTGAGATGAACAAGAAGAGGGAGGCCGAGTTCCAGAAACTGCGCAGAGACCTCGAAGAGGCCACTCTGCACCATGAAGCCACTACTGCCACACTCAGGAAGAAACAAGCCGACAGTGTTGCTGAGCTGGGAGAGCAGATTGACAACCTGCAGAGAGTCAAGCAGAAACTGGAGAAGGAGAAGAGTGAGCTCAGACTGGAGCTGGATGATGTGGTCTCCAATATGGAACAAACTGTAAAGTCTAAG aCTACACTGGAAAAGACCTGCAGAACTTTGGAGGATCAAATGAATGAATACAGGACCAAGTGTGATGAATATCAAAGATCCCTTAGTGACTTAACCACTCAGAAAGCCAAGCTTCAAGCAGAGAATG ATGAGCTTTTAAGACAGATGGAAGAGAAAGAATCTCTCGTTTCTCAGCTGACTAGAGGAAAGAATTCCTATAACCAACAACTTGAAGATATAAAGAGACAGCTAGAAGAGGAAATAAAG GCCAAGAATGCATTAGCCCATGCAGTGCAGTCTGCTCGCCATGACTGTGACCTGCTCAGGGAGCAGtatgaggaggagcaggaggctaAAGCTGAACTGCAGCGTGGCATGTCCAAGGCCAACTCTGAGGTGGCTCAGTGGAGAACCAAGTATGAAACTGATGCCATCCAGAGGACCGAAGAACTAGAAGAGGCCAA AAAGAAGCTGGCTCAGCGTCTGCAGGAGGCTGAGGAGGCTGTTGAAGCAGTGAATGCTAAATGTTCCTCtctggagaaaaccaaacacaggctGCAGAATGAGATTGAAGATCTCATGGTGGATGTAGAGAGGtctaatgctgctgctgctgctctggacaagaaacaaagaaactttGACAaa ATTCTTTCTGAGTGGAAACAGAAGTATGAGGAGTGTCAGTGTGAGCTGGAGAGCTCCCAGAAGGAGGCGAGGTCTCTCAGCACTGAGCTCTTCAAACTGAAGAACTCCTATGAAGAATCTCTTGAACATTTGGAGACCATGAAGAGAGAGAACAAGAACTTACACG AGGAAATTTCTGACCTCACTGAGCAACTTGGTGAGGGGGGAAAAACCATTCATGAGTTGGAGAAGGTCCGTAAGCAGCTGGAGCAAGAAAAGAGTGAGATTCAGTCTGCCCTTGAAGAAGCAGAG GGTTCTCTTGAGCATGAGGAGGGCAAGATTCTAAGAGCTCAGCTTGAGTTCAACCAAATCAAGGCTGACATGGAGCGTAAACTGGCCGAGAAGGATGAAGAGATGGAGCAGAGCAAAAGAAACCTGCAGAGGACCATCGAGACCCTGCAGAGCTCTCTTGAAGCTGAGACTCGCAGCAGGAATGAGGCTCTGCGGCTGAAGAAGAAAATGGAAGGAGACCTGAATGAGATGGAGATCCAGCTAAGCCAGGCCAACAGGCAGGCAGCCGAGGCTCAGAAACAACTTAAGGCTGTTCATGCGCATCTGAAG GACACACAACTTCAGCTGGACGACTCTCTGCGAGCCAATGATGATATGAAGGAAAACATTGTCATTGTTGAGCGACGCAACACCCTGCTTCAGGCTGAagtggaggagctgagagcagCTCTGGAGCAAACGGAGAGAAGCCGCAAACTTGCAGAGCAAGAGCTGCTGGATGTTACAGAGAGGGTGCAGCTACTGCACTCACAG AACACCAGCCTGATAAATCATAAGAAGAAGCTGGAGGCTGATACATCCCAGCTTCAGAGTGAAGTGGAGGAGGCAGTGCAGGAGTGCAGGAATGCAGAGGAGAAGGCCAAGAAGGCCATCACTGATGCTGCCATGATGGCAGAGGAGCTGAAGAAAGAGCAGGACACCAGCGCTCATCTGGAGCGAATGAAGAAGAACATGGAGCAAACCATCAAAGACCTGCAGCACCGCCTGGATGAAGCTGAGCAGATCGCCATGAAGGGAGGCAAGAAGCAGGTGCAGAAGCtcgaggccagg GTAAGGGAACTAGAAAATGAGGTGGAAATGGAGCAGAAGAAAAGCAGTGATGCTGTGAAGGGGGTGCGTAAATATGAACGTCGCATCAAGGAACTCACCTACCAG ACTGAAGAAGATCGCAAGAACATCATGCGGCTTCAAGATCTAGTGGACAAGCTGCAGCTGAAAGTTAAAGCCTACAAAAGATCTGCAGAGGAGGCT GAAGAACAGGCTAATGTTCATCTTGGCAAGTTCCGCAAGATGCAGCATGAGCTGGAGGAGGCTGAAGAGAGAGCTGACATCGCTGAGTCTCAGGTCAACAAGCTTCGTGCCAAGAGCCGCGATGTCGGATCCAAGGTTTGA